The Bacteroidota bacterium genome window below encodes:
- the hrcA gene encoding heat-inducible transcription repressor HrcA: protein MIANLTDREKEILRCVVENFIFNAVPVGSRNISKQSDLNLSPATIRNVMSDLEEMELLRTPHTSAGRVPTDKAYRYYIDTLMGKEILQDAEIRSIKNQINELKNTVSEPEEIFSETSKILGKISHMLAVVSEPLLTTGIFAKLELVSLSSTKILAVLNIRSGIVKTLILELDSEILKSKLDRISSLLNERLAGLTLKEIKETFSQRIGDLKSESPELIQLFINTIDKFYDEEKGGKIYLGGTSEIISQPEFIDMKNVKSIINLTEDRNFVVHIFQNSDLLNQNVSIKIGDENADDKLKDLSVLATAYSLGDVKGKIGVIGPKRMNYAKMITLLEYTSKLITEMVM, encoded by the coding sequence ATGATAGCAAATTTAACAGACAGGGAAAAAGAAATATTACGATGCGTTGTGGAGAATTTTATTTTCAATGCAGTGCCTGTTGGCTCGCGTAATATTTCAAAGCAAAGTGATTTGAATCTCTCGCCGGCAACAATAAGAAATGTTATGAGCGACTTGGAAGAGATGGAACTGCTCAGAACTCCGCACACATCTGCGGGAAGAGTCCCTACCGATAAAGCTTACAGATACTATATTGATACATTGATGGGAAAAGAAATTTTGCAGGATGCTGAGATAAGGTCAATTAAAAATCAGATTAACGAATTAAAAAATACTGTCAGCGAGCCCGAAGAGATTTTTTCGGAGACTTCTAAAATTCTCGGAAAAATTTCGCACATGCTTGCAGTTGTAAGCGAACCGCTATTAACTACGGGAATATTTGCAAAGCTTGAGCTGGTTAGTTTATCTTCTACAAAAATTCTTGCAGTGCTGAACATCCGTTCAGGAATTGTAAAGACGCTCATCCTTGAACTTGACTCCGAAATTTTAAAATCAAAGCTTGATAGAATTTCTTCTTTACTGAATGAAAGACTTGCAGGACTGACATTGAAAGAGATTAAGGAAACATTCTCACAGAGGATTGGTGATTTAAAGTCAGAGAGTCCCGAGTTGATTCAGCTTTTCATAAATACAATCGATAAGTTTTACGATGAGGAAAAGGGCGGGAAGATTTATTTAGGCGGTACAAGCGAGATAATTTCTCAGCCGGAATTTATCGATATGAAAAATGTTAAGAGCATTATTAATCTGACTGAAGACAGAAATTTTGTTGTTCATATTTTTCAGAACTCGGATTTGCTGAATCAGAACGTATCGATAAAAATCGGTGATGAGAATGCGGATGATAAACTGAAGGACTTAAGCGTATTAGCTACTGCTTATTCGCTTGGAGATGTAAAAGGAAAAATAGGTGTTATAGGACCAAAGAGAATGAACTACGCAAAGATGATAACTTTGCTTGAATACACTTCAAAACTTATTACGGAAATGGTGATGTAA
- a CDS encoding acyltransferase has protein sequence MKAAIAQINSVLGDLNKNIERHIDCCNKAIAEKADMIIFPELSLTGYSLKDINYDIAFNPYKSDKLKDLLKLSKKISIICGFVEEAENFAVYNSAILLEDGEIKGVHRKIYPPTYGIFEEYRYFSMGTECTPIESKFGKLGVMVCEDLWHMSVPYTMAMAGAKILIGIACSPTRLAVDTDKFKNYDINSDHHKTYARILSSYLLFCNRVGFEDGVNFWGGSEIVDPSGNILTVAKIFDEDVIYAEISENEVQRARRNARHFIDEDIDKTIKNLSKLNKS, from the coding sequence ATGAAAGCAGCCATAGCACAAATAAATTCAGTACTCGGAGATTTAAATAAAAATATTGAGAGACACATCGATTGCTGCAATAAGGCAATCGCTGAAAAAGCGGATATGATTATTTTTCCGGAGCTATCTTTAACGGGATACTCGCTGAAGGATATTAACTATGATATTGCATTCAATCCTTACAAGAGTGACAAGCTGAAGGATTTACTAAAGCTCAGCAAAAAGATTTCAATCATTTGCGGATTTGTAGAAGAAGCAGAAAATTTTGCTGTGTATAATTCTGCAATTCTATTAGAAGACGGAGAAATAAAAGGAGTGCACAGAAAAATTTATCCCCCGACTTACGGAATATTTGAAGAGTACAGATATTTTTCAATGGGGACTGAATGTACTCCGATTGAATCCAAATTCGGAAAGCTCGGGGTTATGGTTTGTGAAGATTTGTGGCACATGTCAGTTCCTTACACGATGGCAATGGCAGGGGCAAAAATTTTGATAGGAATTGCATGCTCGCCGACAAGACTTGCAGTTGATACAGATAAATTCAAAAATTACGATATCAATTCTGACCACCATAAAACTTATGCAAGAATTCTTTCTTCATATTTACTTTTCTGTAACAGAGTTGGATTTGAAGACGGGGTAAATTTCTGGGGTGGCAGCGAAATTGTAGACCCTTCCGGAAATATTCTGACAGTTGCAAAAATTTTTGATGAGGATGTGATTTATGCTGAAATTAGTGAAAATGAAGTGCAGAGAGCACGCAGAAATGCCCGACATTTTATCGATGAAGATATTGATAAAACAATAAAGAACCTTTCCAAACTGAATAAAAGCTGA
- a CDS encoding glycosyltransferase family 2 protein, protein MQAQSENRILLSIIIVTWNAESEIEACINSIIKYNNDIPIEIIVIDNDSKDKTRNILKNYAVQTDFIKVILNDNNKGFTLANNQGIKIAQGDFILLLNPDTKVTENSLIKLIEQLATSGTMGAIAPQLLNEDLTIQPSCRTFPRYWDMFCELILLSRLFPMSRIFARWKMNYFNHNEIDEVEQPMAAALMIKKNVMDKVNGFDERYKMFFNDVDLCKSIVDAGYKIYFYPDSKIFHLKGASIYRDRKNMLRIWNDDCVTYFKKHYNNFLLIPLLSIGLKLSLPFRK, encoded by the coding sequence TTGCAAGCACAATCTGAAAATAGAATTTTACTTTCGATTATTATTGTAACATGGAATGCAGAGAGTGAAATTGAAGCGTGCATAAATTCAATTATAAAATATAATAACGATATTCCTATTGAGATAATCGTTATTGATAACGATTCTAAAGATAAGACAAGAAATATTTTAAAGAACTATGCAGTTCAAACGGATTTTATAAAAGTAATTCTGAACGACAATAACAAAGGATTTACATTAGCGAATAATCAGGGAATAAAAATTGCGCAGGGAGATTTTATTTTACTGCTAAATCCCGATACGAAAGTTACAGAGAATTCTCTGATAAAATTAATTGAACAGCTTGCAACATCGGGTACAATGGGAGCGATTGCTCCGCAGCTGCTGAACGAAGATTTGACTATACAGCCCTCATGCAGGACTTTTCCCCGATACTGGGATATGTTTTGCGAGCTGATTCTGCTTTCTAGATTATTTCCAATGAGCAGGATTTTTGCAAGGTGGAAGATGAATTATTTTAATCATAATGAGATTGATGAAGTTGAGCAGCCGATGGCAGCAGCATTGATGATTAAAAAAAATGTTATGGATAAAGTAAACGGATTTGATGAGAGATATAAAATGTTCTTTAATGATGTTGACCTTTGTAAAAGCATTGTTGATGCGGGGTATAAGATTTATTTTTATCCTGACTCGAAAATATTTCATCTAAAAGGCGCAAGTATTTATAGAGATAGGAAAAATATGCTGAGAATCTGGAACGATGACTGTGTTACTTATTTTAAAAAGCATTATAATAATTTTTTATTAATCCCTTTGCTTAGCATCGGATTAAAACTTTCTCTTCCATTCAGAAAATAG
- a CDS encoding M1 family metallopeptidase translates to MKKTLIICFLMLIFSTSFAQEKNAPERVRTYDVQHIKMNINIDWDKKMILGNVETKIVPLADNFSEFEVDAVAFKINFITDRNGNRLKYDYDDKKITVILDKSYTPSDTIIYTVDYNCVPQSGLYFVYPQELTPNYKKQIWTQGEGEDNRYWIPIYDYPNDKCTSEMYVTTDLNLQTLSNGYLESQTPAGSDKYTAHWVQDKPHSTYLIMLGVGDYDIIQDAYNDIPIQSYVYPDRLADGMYSFRNTKEMVKAFSEKYGVMYPWAKFSQITVTDFIYGGMENTSAVVLNERAYYSPEIEKDYSAEGLISHELGHQWWGDLTTCRNWNEMWLNESFATFSDALWSEVKYGRDEYDYQILRNGDNALRVDATTGRYPIWAGYGSVGTNIYDKGSVIINTFRYILGDKFFPSLKTFLTDNGYKNVESQDLVNAINKTWNSDPNLDQPPSDFKWMFDQWIWKAGQPEFDVNYSYDAANKLVVLNVKQTQKEDSLTPVFRTPMDIRIKSEDENKIEKINISQREEQFKISFNSAPDFVEFDYGNNILDKSKIDRSVGDIYNQILQSENAIDRIMAIRELPDKPFDRMITDVLYNVLTNDKFYGVRNEAASALGKLKRVAVADILMKGYDIQTHPKVKREILKALSNYKDEKVLKFVLRKIKDEKDDYIVSDGLDALVKLAEPGDLYGYVKPFMHRESHRNVVMGSVADALKSANKVKSDERIKAYFKEIGFGVSVPSRLRADVLRGLRPFAKDEDVKSLAKKYIDFNARFVKSELIALLGESKDKSMIDFLTEIKKNTSDERIKKNLSDAIKKLNGEK, encoded by the coding sequence ATGAAGAAGACCCTCATTATCTGTTTTTTAATGTTAATTTTCTCTACAAGTTTTGCGCAGGAAAAAAATGCACCCGAACGCGTAAGAACTTATGACGTGCAGCATATAAAAATGAACATCAATATTGACTGGGATAAAAAAATGATTCTCGGAAATGTTGAAACGAAAATTGTACCGCTTGCAGATAACTTCAGCGAGTTTGAAGTGGATGCAGTAGCTTTTAAAATAAATTTTATTACCGATAGAAACGGGAACAGATTAAAGTACGATTACGATGATAAAAAAATTACTGTTATACTTGATAAATCTTATACTCCAAGTGATACTATAATTTATACTGTAGATTATAATTGCGTTCCGCAAAGCGGATTATATTTTGTTTATCCGCAGGAGCTAACTCCGAATTATAAAAAACAAATATGGACACAGGGCGAAGGCGAAGATAACAGGTATTGGATTCCCATCTATGATTATCCCAATGATAAGTGCACAAGTGAAATGTATGTAACGACTGATTTAAATCTTCAGACTTTATCTAACGGTTACCTTGAATCACAAACTCCGGCCGGCTCTGATAAATATACTGCGCACTGGGTGCAGGATAAGCCGCACTCAACATATTTAATTATGCTTGGAGTCGGCGACTACGATATTATACAAGACGCTTATAATGATATTCCGATACAGTCGTATGTTTATCCCGATAGACTTGCGGACGGAATGTATTCATTCAGAAATACAAAAGAGATGGTGAAAGCATTTTCAGAGAAGTACGGAGTGATGTATCCCTGGGCAAAGTTCTCGCAGATAACTGTTACTGATTTTATTTACGGAGGAATGGAAAACACAAGCGCAGTTGTACTCAATGAACGCGCATATTATTCGCCGGAGATTGAAAAAGATTATTCTGCTGAGGGATTAATTTCTCATGAGCTCGGACATCAATGGTGGGGAGATTTAACAACCTGCCGCAACTGGAACGAGATGTGGCTTAATGAAAGTTTTGCAACGTTCAGCGATGCTTTATGGAGTGAAGTTAAATACGGAAGAGATGAGTATGATTATCAGATTTTACGCAACGGCGATAATGCGCTGCGTGTTGATGCAACAACGGGACGTTACCCTATATGGGCAGGTTACGGAAGTGTCGGCACGAACATATATGATAAAGGGTCTGTTATAATTAATACATTCAGATATATTTTAGGAGATAAATTTTTTCCTTCACTCAAAACTTTTTTAACTGATAACGGGTATAAAAATGTAGAGAGTCAGGATTTAGTTAATGCAATAAATAAAACATGGAACAGCGACCCGAATCTTGATCAGCCGCCATCCGATTTTAAATGGATGTTTGACCAGTGGATATGGAAAGCGGGACAGCCTGAGTTCGATGTGAATTACTCATATGATGCAGCCAATAAATTAGTTGTTCTGAATGTAAAGCAGACACAGAAGGAAGATTCGCTGACGCCTGTGTTCAGAACTCCGATGGATATAAGAATAAAAAGCGAAGATGAAAATAAAATTGAGAAGATAAATATTTCACAGAGAGAAGAACAGTTTAAAATCAGTTTTAATTCAGCTCCTGATTTTGTTGAGTTTGATTATGGAAATAATATTCTGGATAAATCAAAGATAGACAGAAGTGTTGGTGATATATATAATCAGATTTTACAGAGTGAAAATGCGATAGATAGAATTATGGCGATTCGTGAATTACCCGATAAGCCGTTTGACAGAATGATTACCGATGTATTGTACAATGTTCTTACCAATGATAAATTTTACGGAGTAAGAAATGAAGCTGCCAGCGCACTCGGAAAATTAAAAAGAGTTGCAGTAGCTGATATTTTAATGAAAGGATATGATATACAAACACATCCGAAAGTAAAAAGAGAGATATTAAAAGCGCTCAGTAACTATAAAGATGAAAAAGTTTTGAAGTTTGTGCTCAGAAAAATAAAAGATGAGAAAGACGATTATATAGTTTCAGATGGCTTAGATGCTTTGGTAAAATTGGCTGAGCCGGGAGATTTATACGGATATGTTAAGCCGTTTATGCACAGAGAGTCACACAGAAATGTTGTAATGGGTTCAGTTGCAGATGCATTGAAGTCAGCAAATAAAGTTAAGAGTGATGAAAGAATAAAAGCATATTTTAAAGAGATAGGATTTGGAGTTAGTGTACCAAGCAGATTGAGAGCAGATGTGTTAAGGGGATTGAGACCGTTTGCAAAAGATGAAGATGTGAAATCGCTTGCAAAGAAATACATAGATTTCAATGCAAGATTTGTGAAGTCAGAATTGATTGCATTACTGGGAGAATCGAAAGACAAATCAATGATAGATTTTTTAACAGAAATAAAAAAGAATACTTCCGATGAAAGAATAAAGAAAAATTTATCCGATGCAATAAAAAAACTAAACGGGGAAAAATAA
- a CDS encoding DsrE family protein — MKILSFVLFSVLFFISSNVKAQNPEIKDITHKTNVTSVWEVNTDVWENGVGAGLHYPSLLNAKYQTLGLKKGDYQISVVVHLAAGYWLLNDEAYAKHTKKSGGNPNKTLVAQLINDGVSIEICGVTMLNNGWTAKDLLPGVVMLETGAYSRIIDLEKSGYSYIRF, encoded by the coding sequence ATGAAAATTCTCTCTTTTGTTTTATTCTCAGTTTTGTTTTTTATTTCTTCAAATGTAAAAGCTCAGAATCCTGAGATAAAAGATATTACCCATAAAACAAATGTTACATCTGTATGGGAAGTTAATACAGATGTGTGGGAAAATGGTGTCGGCGCCGGGCTGCATTATCCTTCTCTTCTCAACGCTAAATATCAAACGTTAGGATTAAAGAAAGGTGATTATCAGATTTCTGTAGTAGTTCATTTAGCAGCGGGTTACTGGCTGCTGAATGACGAAGCTTACGCAAAACACACTAAGAAGTCAGGTGGCAATCCGAATAAAACATTGGTGGCGCAATTAATAAATGACGGAGTGAGTATTGAAATATGCGGAGTAACAATGCTTAATAACGGCTGGACTGCAAAAGACCTGCTGCCGGGAGTTGTGATGCTGGAAACCGGAGCATACTCAAGAATAATTGATTTGGAAAAATCGGGATATTCCTATATAAGATTTTAA
- the nadB gene encoding L-aspartate oxidase, translated as MKTDFLIVGSGIAGLSLAIKLSELGRVTIITKKQKAESNTNYAQGGIATVFADDDTFDLHIKDTLDCGAGLCNIKAVEKIVTEGPQRIKELIELGVNFSKDHGHISLGKEGGHSRNRILHSRDLTGKEIERALLHKISLIPKIKIYEYYFAIDLLTPRNLKDKNSKEKNICYGIYAYNINSNKVEKIVSSYTILCSGGLGQVYQHTTNPAIATGDGYAMGYRGGCTIANMEFVQFHPTALYENKETSDSQVFLISEAVRGAGAVLKTRDGKEFMHKYDKRKSLAPRDIVARAIDAELKKSGDTNVFLDMRHIDKKEILNHFPNIYKHCLKIGVDATKEMIPVVPAAHYSCGGIKTDLSGKTNIENLFACGEVTMTGVHGANRLASNSLLEALVFSNAINEHFKKNFDKTKKNNLSKSYESILNWNDKGTVNAEEWILISHNKKEIKEIMSDYVGIVRNTIRLKRAYRRILMMKDEIREFYKKTKVSVDLLELRNLVTCAALIVESAMKRKESRGLHYMLDYPKKDDKNFLKDTIIKKKIKNIKQ; from the coding sequence TTGAAAACAGATTTTCTTATAGTAGGAAGCGGTATTGCGGGACTATCACTTGCGATAAAATTATCGGAGCTTGGTAGGGTCACTATTATTACCAAGAAGCAAAAAGCAGAGTCGAATACTAACTACGCACAGGGCGGCATTGCAACTGTTTTTGCCGATGACGATACATTTGATTTGCACATAAAAGATACGCTCGATTGCGGCGCCGGACTTTGCAATATAAAAGCTGTTGAAAAAATTGTTACAGAAGGACCTCAGAGAATAAAAGAGCTAATTGAACTGGGAGTGAATTTCAGCAAAGATCACGGGCATATTTCACTCGGAAAAGAAGGCGGTCACTCTCGAAACAGAATACTTCATTCAAGAGATTTAACCGGAAAAGAAATTGAGCGAGCGCTGCTTCATAAAATTTCTCTTATTCCTAAAATAAAAATTTACGAGTACTACTTCGCAATTGATTTGCTCACTCCCCGAAATCTTAAAGATAAAAATTCCAAAGAAAAAAATATCTGCTATGGTATTTATGCATACAATATAAATTCCAATAAAGTAGAGAAAATTGTTTCATCTTATACTATACTTTGCTCAGGGGGATTGGGGCAGGTGTATCAGCATACAACAAATCCTGCAATCGCAACCGGAGACGGATATGCAATGGGATACAGAGGCGGCTGCACAATTGCAAATATGGAGTTTGTACAGTTTCACCCAACTGCATTATACGAGAATAAAGAGACAAGTGACTCTCAGGTGTTTTTAATTTCGGAAGCGGTAAGAGGAGCAGGAGCAGTTTTAAAAACACGCGACGGCAAAGAGTTTATGCATAAATATGATAAACGGAAATCACTTGCTCCCAGAGATATAGTTGCCCGCGCAATTGATGCTGAGTTAAAAAAGAGCGGAGATACGAATGTTTTTTTAGATATGCGTCACATTGATAAAAAAGAAATATTAAATCACTTTCCGAATATTTACAAGCATTGTCTGAAAATTGGTGTGGATGCTACAAAAGAAATGATACCTGTCGTGCCCGCTGCGCATTACTCATGCGGAGGAATTAAAACTGACTTATCAGGCAAGACAAATATAGAAAATCTTTTTGCATGCGGTGAAGTTACAATGACGGGAGTACACGGCGCAAACAGGCTTGCATCGAATTCTTTACTGGAAGCACTTGTTTTCTCCAATGCAATTAACGAACATTTCAAAAAGAACTTTGATAAGACTAAGAAAAATAATTTATCCAAATCTTATGAAAGTATACTGAACTGGAATGACAAAGGAACTGTGAACGCAGAAGAATGGATTTTAATTTCTCATAACAAAAAAGAAATTAAAGAGATAATGAGCGATTATGTAGGGATTGTTAGAAATACAATCAGATTGAAAAGAGCATACAGAAGAATTTTAATGATGAAGGATGAGATAAGGGAGTTTTATAAAAAAACAAAAGTCAGTGTTGACTTGCTTGAGTTGAGAAATCTTGTGACATGCGCAGCATTAATTGTTGAATCTGCTATGAAAAGAAAAGAATCGCGCGGGCTACATTACATGCTGGATTATCCTAAGAAAGACGATAAAAATTTTTTAAAGGATACAATCATAAAGAAAAAAATTAAAAATATAAAACAGTAA
- a CDS encoding pyridoxal phosphate-dependent aminotransferase, giving the protein MNIRLADRMSRLGTETAFEVLAKAKKLEAEGKKIIHLEIGQPDFPTPQNICDAAIKSIKAGDHGYTPSNGIVELRQVIADYITRTRGVQRDADEVVMMPGAKPVMFYAMLALVNEGDEVIYPNPGFPIYESMINFVGGKAVPLKLEESKNFSFDVEDLKKLITPKTKLIIINTPQNPTGGILTEDTIRKIADVVKDTDIMILSDEIYSRLIFTGEHFSITQIPGMLERTIILEGFSKTYAMTGWRAGYGVMRKDLAELFSKLMTNSNSCTNYMVQKACIEAYTGPQDAVDHMKAEFLKRRDVIVDGLNSIPGFSCVVPDGAFYAFPNITKTGYDSRKLCDHLLYNAGVACLSGTAFGAFGEGYLRFSYANSTENIQAAIKKIKEVL; this is encoded by the coding sequence ATGAACATTAGATTAGCAGACAGAATGTCCAGGCTTGGGACAGAAACAGCATTCGAAGTTTTAGCGAAAGCAAAAAAACTTGAAGCCGAAGGCAAAAAAATTATCCATCTGGAAATCGGCCAGCCCGATTTTCCTACTCCCCAGAATATATGTGATGCCGCAATTAAATCCATTAAAGCAGGTGACCACGGTTATACTCCTTCAAACGGAATTGTAGAACTAAGACAGGTCATAGCTGATTACATCACACGCACACGCGGTGTGCAAAGAGATGCCGATGAAGTTGTAATGATGCCGGGAGCTAAACCTGTAATGTTCTATGCAATGCTTGCTCTTGTAAATGAAGGTGACGAAGTTATTTATCCAAATCCCGGATTTCCGATTTATGAATCCATGATAAATTTTGTAGGCGGTAAAGCTGTTCCGCTTAAATTAGAAGAGTCAAAGAATTTTTCTTTCGATGTTGAGGACCTGAAAAAATTAATCACACCGAAGACAAAGTTAATTATAATTAATACTCCGCAAAATCCTACAGGCGGTATATTAACTGAAGACACAATCAGAAAAATTGCCGACGTTGTGAAAGATACGGACATCATGATTCTTAGTGATGAAATTTATTCAAGATTAATTTTTACCGGTGAACATTTCAGCATTACACAAATTCCGGGAATGCTTGAGCGTACAATTATACTTGAAGGATTTTCAAAGACATATGCGATGACGGGATGGAGAGCAGGCTACGGAGTAATGAGAAAAGATCTGGCTGAATTATTTTCAAAACTAATGACTAACAGCAACTCATGCACAAACTACATGGTGCAGAAGGCATGTATTGAAGCATATACAGGTCCTCAGGATGCAGTAGATCACATGAAGGCAGAATTTTTAAAGAGACGTGATGTGATAGTTGACGGATTGAATTCAATTCCCGGATTTTCATGTGTAGTTCCTGACGGCGCATTCTATGCATTCCCGAACATTACAAAGACAGGATATGATTCACGCAAGCTCTGCGACCACTTATTATATAATGCAGGTGTTGCATGTTTATCAGGTACGGCTTTCGGCGCATTCGGTGAGGGCTATCTGAGATTCTCCTATGCAAATTCAACTGAAAATATACAGGCAGCAATTAAAAAAATCAAAGAAGTATTGTAA
- a CDS encoding four helix bundle protein, whose product MKIRTKKYALRIIKLVDNLPGSKIGNIIGNQILRSATSVGANYRSACRGRSKAEFISKLNIVLEEIDECLYWLELIEESELLKKEKLVELIGETKELIAIFVSTLKTLRNKS is encoded by the coding sequence ATTAAAATCAGAACCAAGAAGTATGCATTAAGAATTATTAAATTGGTTGATAATCTTCCTGGGTCTAAAATTGGTAATATAATAGGAAATCAAATTTTACGTTCTGCAACATCGGTCGGTGCTAATTATCGCTCTGCTTGTCGAGGAAGATCAAAAGCTGAATTCATATCGAAACTTAATATTGTTTTAGAAGAAATAGATGAATGTTTATATTGGTTGGAATTAATTGAAGAAAGTGAATTACTTAAAAAAGAAAAGTTAGTCGAATTAATAGGTGAAACAAAAGAGCTCATAGCAATTTTTGTTTCAACTTTAAAAACACTAAGAAATAAATCTTAA
- a CDS encoding ABC transporter ATP-binding protein encodes MLEIKDLQIHYGAIKAIRGISLKVPEGSIVTLIGSNGAGKTSTLRAISGIIKVAGGSITYNNENITNLHPEKIVKMGICQSPEGRLIFSNLTVEENLLMGAYTRKDKQGIKDDLEFVFSFFPRLKERIKQLGGTLSGGEQQMLAISRALMSKPKVLLLDEPSLGIAPLLVKTIFEKIVALNHSTGITILLVEQNANLALSIANYGYVLETGEIILEGKADELAKNEEVRKAYLGE; translated from the coding sequence ATGCTTGAGATTAAAGATTTGCAAATACATTACGGAGCGATAAAAGCTATCCGCGGCATAAGTTTGAAAGTACCTGAAGGCTCAATTGTAACATTGATTGGCTCAAACGGCGCAGGAAAAACTTCTACGCTTAGAGCAATTTCAGGAATAATAAAAGTTGCAGGCGGTTCGATAACATATAACAATGAGAACATCACAAATCTTCATCCTGAAAAAATTGTGAAGATGGGAATATGCCAGTCACCAGAAGGAAGATTAATTTTTTCCAACTTAACAGTTGAAGAAAATCTTTTAATGGGCGCATACACAAGAAAAGACAAGCAGGGGATTAAAGATGATTTAGAGTTTGTGTTCTCATTCTTCCCGAGATTAAAAGAAAGAATAAAACAGTTAGGCGGAACGCTAAGCGGCGGCGAGCAGCAAATGCTTGCAATATCAAGAGCGCTTATGTCAAAGCCGAAAGTGTTATTGCTTGATGAACCGTCGTTAGGTATTGCACCTTTATTAGTAAAAACAATTTTTGAAAAAATAGTTGCGCTGAACCACTCAACCGGAATTACAATTTTATTAGTTGAGCAGAACGCAAACTTAGCTTTATCAATTGCAAACTATGGATACGTTCTTGAAACAGGTGAAATAATTTTAGAAGGTAAAGCCGATGAACTTGCGAAAAATGAAGAAGTTAGAAAGGCATATTTAGGAGAGTAA
- a CDS encoding ABC transporter ATP-binding protein: MRFGGLTCVDKVSTTVEDNELVGMIGPNGAGKTTVFNMITGVYDPTEGDIVFNNESIVPYKPYEVSEKGISRTFQNIRLFKSLSVKDNVRVSFIKNIKSKYFTSILQLGKFSREEKEIDKKIDELLEMFDLLSMKDEYAVSLPYGDQRKLEIVRALATSPRLLLLDEPAAGMNPTEKVDLMNLIKKIKDLFHISILLIEHDMKVVMGVCERIFVLEYGKKIADGLPEAIRNDEKVILAYLGDTHHA; the protein is encoded by the coding sequence ATGCGCTTCGGCGGTCTTACCTGCGTTGATAAAGTATCAACGACAGTGGAAGATAACGAGCTTGTCGGAATGATTGGACCTAACGGAGCAGGGAAGACGACGGTGTTCAATATGATTACCGGAGTGTATGACCCGACTGAAGGCGATATTGTATTTAATAACGAATCGATTGTCCCATACAAACCATACGAAGTATCAGAAAAAGGTATCAGCAGGACTTTTCAGAATATAAGATTGTTTAAATCATTATCGGTAAAAGATAACGTAAGAGTTTCATTTATAAAAAATATTAAGTCAAAATATTTTACATCTATTCTTCAGTTAGGAAAATTTTCAAGAGAAGAAAAAGAAATCGATAAAAAAATTGATGAGCTGCTCGAAATGTTTGACCTGCTCAGCATGAAAGATGAATATGCAGTTTCACTTCCATATGGTGACCAGAGAAAACTTGAAATCGTGAGAGCGCTTGCAACATCTCCAAGATTATTATTGCTTGATGAACCCGCTGCAGGTATGAATCCCACTGAGAAAGTGGATTTAATGAACCTCATTAAAAAAATAAAAGATTTATTCCATATTTCTATTTTACTTATTGAACACGATATGAAAGTTGTGATGGGTGTATGCGAAAGAATTTTTGTGCTTGAGTACGGAAAGAAAATTGCAGACGGTCTGCCTGAAGCAATCCGAAATGACGAGAAGGTTATATTAGCATATTTAGGAGATACGCACCATGCTTGA